The stretch of DNA CCGCGTCGCGCAGGGCGCGGGGTTTCTCAAAGGGATACTGTTCCGCCACCCGGCCATAGCCCAACTGGCCGTGATGCCAAGGGGAGAGCCCCGTCAGCAGGGCGGCCCGCGCCGGGGTGCACGAGGGCGTCGAGGAATAGGCCCGGTGGAACAGAAAGCCCTCGCTGGCGAGCCGGTCCAGGTGCGGCGTCTGGATCACCGGATTCCCGTCCGCCCCCACGCAGTCCCCCCGGAACTGGTCCGCCATCAGAAACAGGATGTTGGGCCTGCGCCCTGCCTGAGCCTGTGCCGCCGCGCGCGTATCGGGCGTGGACACCGTGGCCGCCAGGCCCGCCGCCGCGCCGCTCCGCGCCAGAAAATCCCGCCGGGTCAGTGTGCCGTCATGCCGGGTCATGGCCGTGTCCTCCTGTGCTGAAAACGATGATAGCAGATGCGCCCTTAGAACGGGAACCGGCGTTGTCGGGTGTAATCCCGAAATAAATCCCCCCCCTGCCCCCCCGCAAGCAGGGGGGAGAAGAACCAGCGAAGACTCGGGGTGTTTAGAATGCCCCACGTCCACACGCCCCTTCTTTCGCCCCGCCCACGTCACCCTTCTTTCGCCCCGCTTGCGGCTCCCTTCTTTTCCCCCGCTTGCGGGACTTCTCTTCTCCCCCCTGCTTGCGGGGGGGTAGGGGGGGAATGGATTTCGCCATGGCCACAACAAACGGCGATGGCCACAAGGTGGCTTGGAAATTCAACCCGCCCCGCAGATTGTTTTCCCCGCCGCACTTTGCCACAATGGAGCAAACAACCCAAGGAGCAACACCGATGAGCCAAGAGAATTCAGGCATGAGCCGCCGCACGGCGATGGGCGCCCTTGCGGGCGCGGTGGGGTCGGCGGGCCTGCTGGCCTGCGGCGCGAAGGCGCAGGACACCGCGCCGTCGGGCGGGGGCCGCTTCAAACAGTCCGCCTCGCGCTGGTGCTACGGCAAGGTTCCCATGGCGAAGTTCTGCGCCGAGGCGAAGGCCATCGGCCTGCGGGGGGTGGACCTCTTGAGCGAGGACCAGTGGGACGAGGTCATCGGCCACGGGCTCGAGGTGGCCCTGTCCAACGGCCCCGGCAAGATCGAGGACGGATGGAACGACCCGTCCAACCACGAGCGGCTCATCCAGGGCGCGGAGGAGATGCTCCCCAAGCTGTCGCAGCGCGGCATCAAGAACATGGTGATCTTCTCGGGCAACCGCAAGGGCATGCCGGACGAGGAGGGGCTGAAAAACTGCACTGCGGGGATCAAGCAGATTCTGCCCGCGGCGGAAAAGGCCAACGTGGTCCTGGTGATGGAACTGCTCAACAGCAAGCGCAACCACAAGGACTACATGTGCGACCACACGGTCTGGGGCGTGAAACTCGCCGAGGCGCTGGGCTCGGACCGCTTCAAGCTGCTCTACGACATCTACCACATGCAGATCATGGAGGGCGATGTCATTGACACCATCCGCGAGTTCCACCCCTTCATCGCCCACTACCACACCGGCGGAGTTCCCGGACGGAATGAGATTGACGGCTCCCAGGAGCTGAACTACCGCCGCATATGCGAGGTCATCGCCGAGACCGGCTTCACGGACTACCTCGCCCACGAGTTCGTTCCGAAGAACGACCCCATGACCTCCCTCCGCGAGGCGTACAACCTCTGCAATGTCTGACCACTATCCCTTCGATATGCGGCCCGTTCTGGGGCTTCGGCCTTGAACGGGCCGTTGCCATGCTTATCCATAACCACCGGGATGGTTAAGAACGCCGCTCACTGACGGCCCGCCTTTGGCCCGGCACTCCCAGAGCCTGTTGTAACACCGCATACGGGCGTTATTTTCAGCCAGCAACATTTTTTTCAGCGGGAGGCTTTTTCCTATTGCCTTTTGACTACATTTTGTATATACTCAATCTGATATATCCGGAAAGGCTGTGGTATCTGGGATTGATTAAATCTGAATATTCAGTAATTTTTTTCCTTAAATAACCCAATGACAACTAATTTTTGTAGTCAAACTCAACCAGTAATTGCGCTGTCGGCGATTATTTCGTCGTCGGCACGTGTCGCAGTGTTGCAGGCACTCCTGCTCGACCCGGTGCCCTCCTATTATCAGCGGCAACTGGAGTCGGCCACAGGGCTGCCCCTGCGCGCGGTGCAGCGGGAACTGGACCGCCTCGCCAAGGCGGGGCTGCTTTTCCGCCGCGCCGAGGGGAACCGGGTCTATTACCAGGTCAACATGGAGTCGCCCATGTTTCCCGAGCTGCGCGGGCTGGTGCTGAAGAGCGTGCCGCCCGCCATGCGCCTGCGGGGCGAGGCCGCGCTGGACCCGGCGGTGAGGCTGTGCCTGCTGTCCCCCGCGCGGGACCGCGCGCTGGTGGTGCACCAGGGGCGGCGCCCGTCGCTGAAGGCGGAGGGCATCACGGTGGAGTGCCTTACAATGGAACTGTTTTTGGCCGCGCTGGCCGGGGGGGAAGTGGGGCTGGCGCGGTGGCTGAACGAGGGCACGGATTTGCTGGGGCGCCGCGAGGACGTGCTGTGGCGCCACATCGAGACGGCGGGACACACGGTGAGAAAGGAGCACGGGGTGCCATGAGAGAACCCTCGGCGGACATCGCCAAACTCTGCGAGTCCTGGTGGGAAAAGCTGGCGGACGCGACCCGGATGGAGCAGCAGTCCTATGTGCGGCGGCTGCTGGAGCTGCTCGGCTGGGAGGACCACCTCCCCTTCACGCCGAAGCCCGCCGCGGCGGCGCTGTCGGCGCTGCCCTGCCTGCTCCGCGGCGACGGTCAGTGCATGGTGGCGGCGTACTTCCTGCCGCCGGGCGCGCTGGACTCCCCGGCCTCGGTGGTGGAGCGCGGGCTCGACCACTGCCCCGCCACGAAGGCGCTGCTCGACGAGACACGCGCGCCGGGCATCCATTACCTGCTGGCCACGGACCTGCACCGGTCCTACCTCTACGACGCGCGCACGGAGGAGCTCCTGCTTCACGCGGACGACCCGCGCGTGTTCAACGCGGACCTGGCCCCGGCCCTGCGCCGCCAGAACGTGGAGCGGGGCTCGCTGGAGGACCTGCGGCGGCAGCCGCGCAGCGTGGTGGCCCGCCGTCTGCGCGAGTGGAACCAGCGCTGGGCGGAGCACCTGCGGCGCGAGGGCCGCATCTCCGAAGAGGCCGCGTCGCTTCCCGGAGACCGGCTCTGCGTGGCCCGCTTCCTCTTCGGCCATGACATCCTACGCCGCACCCGGGACCGGCTCGCGCGGCGCTTCGGGGAGCTGGTGGCGCGGGCCTCGGGCGTCTCCCCCCGCGGCTGCGGCGCGGACCTGGTGCGCCTGTTCCATGACATGTGGCTCGACTGGCGCGTGGAGCTCTTCGCGCCGTGCCCGGAACTCGACACGCTCCTGGCGAGGGACGACATCGCCGCGCCGTGGCTGCGGGAGGCGGGCCTGCTCGGCCGCAACAAGTTCACCCTGGCGGCGGTCTTGGAGAGTTTCAACCACGGCGACCCGGCGGAGAAGATGCGCGTGCGCATGGTTCCCGAGGAGAACGAGGAGCGGGACCTGTACCTCGCAAGGCTGACCCTCGACACGGTGGACGCGGCGCGCGTCGCCGTGGACGTGACCGAGGAGGGGTACCGTGCGGTCACCCACTGGTTCGACCGGCTTGTGGCGGCCTATGACCGGCTGGACACCGAGTTTGACCGGCACTCGCGCGCGGCGGCGCCGCCGGTGGACGACCTGGACCTCTTCGCGTGGTCCGAGATGGACGCGCGGCGGCCCGCGGCCTGCGCGGACAAGCTGGGCCACGCCTGCGCGCGCGGCCTCACCGTCTACTGCGCGGGCGCGCGGCAGCGGCGCGTGTCCCTGCTCCTGCTGACGCTGCACCTCATCAGCCGCCTCGAAAGCCGGCATGAGGCGGCGGACCGGCTGCCCGACGCCGCGCGCGCGCTGGCGGAGCGGCCCCGCGTGCTGCCGGCCGCCGGAAAAGTGATGGGCATCAACGCGCCGCCGGACGAGACCGGCGGGCTGGACGACTGACGCGCGGCCGGCCGCGCGGAAACAACACCTGGAGAAGGCAATGTTTGGAGCACTCGCATTGATGATCGCACTTCAGTTGGGCGCGGCGGCGGCGGAGACCGGCCCGCCGCCGGTCACGGGCGCCCCCATGGTCCGCAGCGTCATGGACTACGGCGCGAACACGGACGGCGCGCTGGACAACACGGCGGTGTTCCAGCGCGCGCTGGACGGGGCGGCCGCCGCGGGCGGCGGCATTGTCGAGGCGCGCGCCGGGCGGTACCGGTTTGACGGCGCCCTGGTGGTCCCGTCAAACGTGACCCTGCGCGGCACGTTCACCTACTCGCCCGCGCATGCGGGCGTCCGCGACGGCGCCGCAAAGGAGCTGCCCGTGTTCGGCTCGGTCCTCGAGCCGCGCGGCGGCGCGGGCTCGGAGGAGGGCGCGCCCTTCATCACGCTCATGGACAACGCCACACTTGCGGGCTTCACGGTCCACTACCCGGACCAGGACCCGCACGCCGACGCGCCCACGCCGTATCCCTACACGGTGGCGATGCGCGGGAACAACCCCGCCCTCTTGGACATGCAGCTTCTGAACCCGTACAACGCGGTGGACGCCTCGCACAACCAGCGCGCGCTCATCCGCAACATCCACGGGCAGCCCATCCACATCGGCGTCTATGTGGACATGATTTACGACATCGGCCGCATTGAGAACGTGCACTGGAACCCGTGGTGGTCGTACCGCACAAAGGTCTTCGACTGGCAGATGGAAAACGGCACCGGGTTCGTCTTCGGGAAGACGGACTGGCACTACGTCCTCAACACTTTCTGCTTCGGGTACAACGTGGGCTACAAGTTCATCAAGACCGAGGGCGGGTCCACGAACGGAAACTTTCTGGGCATCGGCGCGGACGACTGCCAGACCTCGCTCGTCGTCGAGGACAGCGCGCCCATGGGCATACTCATCACCAACGGCGAGTTCGTCTCGTTCCACGGACCCGACCCCACCATGATCCGCGTGGAGAAAACGCACTCGGGCACGGTGCGCTTCGTGAACTGCGCCTTCTGGGGGCCCGCGCGCCGGAACGCCGTGGTGGACGGCACGGGCACGGTGGGCTTCAGCGACTGCACGTTCATGCAGTGGGGGTACGAGGACGAGGGCGGCAAGATTAAGCAGGTTTCCCTTCCCTCGATTGACGTGCTCGGCGGCTCCGTCATGGTGCGCGGCTGCGAGTTTCTGGAGAACAAGCCGCAGGCCGTGCTCGGCGCGGGCGTGGAGCGCGCCGTCATCACGGACAATTTGGTGAACGGGAAACCGCGCTTCGAAAACAAGTCCAGGCGCGGCAGCGTGATCATCCGTGACAATGCGGGAACGCCGGAGGACAAACGGCTGCGCGGCCGGATTATGGAAAGGCGCGGCTTCCGCGAGGGCGCGCTGAGGGCGGGCGAAAAACTGCAAGGGAGCGGTTGATGCGCGGCGCTGACAACCATTGCCGCGCGACATGCGCAAGGAAAAAATTTTTTAATAACGCGAATAATGCTTGATTTTTCCCCCGTTGTTTGTTACACATTTCGCAGTGAAAGTTGAAGCGTTGTTTCGGACTCTTTGCCGTGATCCGTTTCACCCCTGATTTTATTGGGCGAAACGCACGCGGTGAATGTTTCGCGCAGCCGCGCGCGGCGCTGTTTTTTTGGCGCGCTTCGGCGACGCGATTGTTTGCGGCGATTTTTTTTCGCGCGCAAGTCCGAAACATTCCTTGTCGCCTTTTGCGGGCGCGTCATGCGCCTGTGGGAGTGCGCCGTTCGTGGTGTTCACGGACGGCGGCCGCGCAGCGGGACCTGTTGTCACGGTGCGCGCCTCCGCGAAGTGCGGATGAGAAGTCGGCAGAAAAGGAGGAACATGCGATGGCGGAAGTGAAGAAAGCGGCGGCGAAGAAGCCTGCGGCAAAGCCCGCGGCGGCCAAGAAGCCCGCGGCGAAGCCTGCGGCGGCCAAGAAGCCCGCGGCGGCCAAGAAGCCTGCGGCTGCGAAGAAGCCCGCGGCGAAGCCTGCGGCGGCCAAGAAGCCGGCAGCCGCGAAGAAGCCTGCGGCGGCCAAGAAGCCCGCAGCCGCGAAGAAGCCTGCGGCGAAGCCCGCGGCGGCCAAGAAGCCTGCGGCGAAGCCCGCGGCGAAGAAAGCCCCCGCGAAGAAAGCGGCGGCGAAGAAGTAACCTCCCCGGCGGGCGCCCCAGTCCCCGGGACGGGGGCGCGGACGGGCAATGCCCGGCAAACAACGCCTGTGCCTTCACTTCTGTGCGCGGTCCTGAAAGGGGGCGCGCACCGGAGTGGGGCACAGGCGGTTACTTTTTCCATGGCACTTTGGCCGATTGGCGTTGGCGTTTTTTCTTGCCCCCGCCACAAATCCCTCAACGAATCTGGCCTTTCGTGAGTAGGGCAAGGAAAAGAAGTAACTGTCCTGCAGGGAGCAATCCGGTTGATCTGGATTTGCGCCTATTGGCACCACATCCCGGAGGGGTGACGGGGATTAGCCGGTGGTTGAGCGAGGCGACACCACCGGAACAAATGGTCACACAAGGGCACCCCGGCATCGGGCGGGTTTATCCTGCCATGGCATGACGGCCCGGCAAACCGTCACATCGCTTTTTTTTCCGCGCCTCAAAAAACGCTGAACGGGCATTCTGTGTTTTTGTGGCAGTTAAGGGGTGAAAGTTGTGCCGTTTCTTTCCATTTTCCGGAATGCCCATGCGGCATACTTTGGGCATGGAGGCGGAAGGCCTCCGGGGGCCGCCGCCGGGCGGCCCGAAAGTCTCCGGTGGGGAGCGTGCCCACAACGGGTTTGGGCGGCCGGTATCCTCCGCCCAAGGGGCTGTCGCGTTCACAGGGGGTTCGCGGCAGCCCCGCCTCTTTTATGCGCGCGCCGCACGGGCGCGGCGGACGCGCCCGGTCCCGCTAAAACTCGTCGTCCGTGCCCAATTGGCGCTCGAGCTTGTCGCCGTAGTAGGCGATTTCCTTCACCGCCACCTTCACCATGGCCGGGGTGGCCTCGCTCCGGGGGATGTTGTTCAGCAGCACCATGCGCTCGCCGGTTTTTGTGGGGAATAGGCTGAAGGCGCCGTGGGCTATTTTGCTGTTGGCCCGCAGCACCCAGGCATACATGTCGGGCGAGGGCTCGCCGCAGAACGTGTAGACGCGCACCAGCCGCCGTCCGTCCCGGGTCTCATGGGGCATGATGTAAACCCTTTGGGAACGGTCTCCGTCCAGGCGCACATTGACCGCGAACCCGTTCTCGTTGGGCTCGACCACCCGCTCCGAACCCTTTTCGCAGGACATGGCCAGGTCGCGCAGGGTGTGCTCGGCACGTTTCACCGGGCCCGGAAGCGCCAGGGCGTAAATCGCCTCCATGGACCGCTCCACCTGGAGCTGCACGTCCATGTCCGTGTCGTTCTTCTGGCTTTCCAGGGCGATGATGGCCCCCTGGGCCAGGCGGCCCAGCAGTTCCGCCGCGTCCCGCCGCACCACCCAGCCCGCGTCCCGGTTTTGCAGATTTCGGACAAGCTGCTCCAATTGCGTCATCATGATGGCCGTCCTCCTTGCGCGCTGGTATTGTAGCAGTCCGCCCCCGTTTCCGCAATGGTTTGGGCGCATTTGCACAGGGCAAACGTCTCTAATACCACTTCATTCCGTTGTTCCACGCACGCGCAAACACCCATCTCCCCGTTCTCCCGGTTTTTTTCTTGCTCTTGCTCTTTATCTTGCTCTTGCTCCGCTTTTTTTCAGCGGAGGCCGCAACATGCCCTTTGACCATGAGAAACTCACGGTGAAACAAATGGGCATGGAATTACCCGCAGTGAAAATGCCGTCCAAGAGGTCCGTACACGCAGCGGAAGCCAAGGAAGAGGTGACAGGGTGCGGAAGGCCGGATTCGGTTGGGGATTTGGAGCAAGAGTAAGAGCAGGATGAAGAGCAAGAACAAACGCCCATGCCAGTCTGCCGGCGTGTCGCGTCGCCACGATTTTAACGCGTTTGACCCGCGCATTTGCACCCCGGACGGGCTTGGGCTATCATGCCTTGGGGTGTCCGCGCCGCGCGGACTCCCCGTTCCGGCATACCCACCAACGGAAAGGGAACGGACATGCACGAGTTCAGGAATTCAGAGACGGCGCGGCCCACGCGCCGGGAGTTCATCCGGACAACGGGGGCGCTGGCGGCGGGGGTGGCGCTCGCGGGGCAGGGAACGGCGCGCGCGGCGGAGAAACTGGCTGTGGACGGCGGAACCCCCGCCGTGACGGCGTCCCATGACGGGGCGACGCGGTGGCCGCAGTACGGCGCGCGGGAGGAGGACGCGGTGCTGGGGCTGCTCAGGAACCCCAGTTATGACCCGAACCGGAAACTGGAGGAGGAGTGGTGCGAGTATTTGGGTGTTCCTTACGCCCGCGCGCACTTCAACGGCACCACGGCGCTGATGTCCATGTTCTTCGCCCTGGGTCTGCCGCCGGGCAGCGAGATCATGGTGCCCAGCTACACCTTCTTCGCCACCATCATGCCCATGCGCTTCTTCGGGCTGGTGCCGGTCTTTGTGGACATCAACCCGCGCACGCTGAACTTCGACCTTGAGGACGCGAAAAAGCGGCTCACGCCGAACACGAAGGCCGTGCTGCCGGTGCACTGGATCGGCCTGCCCGCGGACATGGACCACATCTCCGAATGGGCGAATGAGAAGGGGCTCATCGTGCTGGAGGACGCGGCC from Candidatus Hydrogenedentota bacterium encodes:
- a CDS encoding TIM barrel protein, which translates into the protein MSRRTAMGALAGAVGSAGLLACGAKAQDTAPSGGGRFKQSASRWCYGKVPMAKFCAEAKAIGLRGVDLLSEDQWDEVIGHGLEVALSNGPGKIEDGWNDPSNHERLIQGAEEMLPKLSQRGIKNMVIFSGNRKGMPDEEGLKNCTAGIKQILPAAEKANVVLVMELLNSKRNHKDYMCDHTVWGVKLAEALGSDRFKLLYDIYHMQIMEGDVIDTIREFHPFIAHYHTGGVPGRNEIDGSQELNYRRICEVIAETGFTDYLAHEFVPKNDPMTSLREAYNLCNV
- a CDS encoding winged helix-turn-helix transcriptional regulator gives rise to the protein MLQALLLDPVPSYYQRQLESATGLPLRAVQRELDRLAKAGLLFRRAEGNRVYYQVNMESPMFPELRGLVLKSVPPAMRLRGEAALDPAVRLCLLSPARDRALVVHQGRRPSLKAEGITVECLTMELFLAALAGGEVGLARWLNEGTDLLGRREDVLWRHIETAGHTVRKEHGVP